One region of Mycolicibacterium rhodesiae NBB3 genomic DNA includes:
- a CDS encoding ABC transporter ATP-binding protein has translation MTLAPPRATHIAGELRDVNKWYGDHHVLTDVSVRVDRGEIVALIGRSGSGKSTVLRVLAGLSTDHTGHRCVEGAPALAFQEPRLFPWRNVRTNVVYGLTRNRLPKAQAQQRADRALADVGLADRADAWPLTLSGGQAQRVSLARALVAEPTLLLLDEPFGALDALTRLSMRTLLLDLWREHGFGVLLVTHDVDEAVALADRVVVLEDGEVIHTLDIPDPRQATNADHYRAELLDQLGVRN, from the coding sequence ATGACACTGGCACCACCGCGAGCAACACACATCGCCGGCGAGTTGCGGGACGTGAACAAGTGGTACGGCGATCACCATGTCTTGACCGATGTTTCGGTGCGGGTCGACCGTGGTGAAATCGTGGCGTTGATCGGACGTAGCGGGTCTGGGAAGTCAACCGTGCTGCGGGTCCTGGCCGGACTGTCGACCGACCACACCGGCCATCGCTGCGTCGAGGGGGCGCCCGCATTGGCATTCCAGGAACCGCGGCTGTTTCCGTGGCGGAATGTTCGCACCAACGTCGTCTACGGCCTCACCCGAAATCGGCTCCCCAAAGCCCAGGCACAGCAACGCGCCGATCGGGCACTGGCCGACGTCGGACTCGCCGATCGGGCCGACGCGTGGCCGTTGACGCTGTCCGGCGGTCAGGCACAACGTGTTTCGTTGGCGCGAGCACTCGTGGCCGAGCCCACGCTGCTGTTGCTGGACGAGCCGTTCGGCGCGCTGGACGCGTTGACCCGGTTGAGTATGCGAACACTGTTGCTGGACCTGTGGCGCGAGCACGGCTTCGGCGTGCTGCTCGTGACCCACGACGTGGATGAAGCCGTTGCGCTCGCCGACCGCGTCGTGGTGCTCGAGGACGGCGAAGTCATTCACACCCTGGACATTCCCGACCCGCGGCAAGCCACCAATGCCGACCACTATCGCGCCGAGCTGCTCGACCAGCTCGGGGTGCGGAACTGA
- a CDS encoding ABC transporter permease, whose amino-acid sequence MTSPVELAAPIAPVRAANTGWRQRKWALIRLASPIVLVALWQLGSALGLISQDVLPAPSLIVEAGLEVLENGQLVDALRVSGIRVVEGLLLGGMVGVALGTAVGLSRWVEATVDPPMQMVRALPHLGLIPLFILWFGIGETPKVLLVALGVSFPLYLNTFSAIRQVDPKLFETAQVLGFSFWQRFRAIIVPSAAPQVLVGLRQSLAIAWLTLIVAEQINADKGIGFLINNARDFLRIDIIIFGLIVYALLGIGTDAIVRALERRALRYRT is encoded by the coding sequence GTGACTAGTCCTGTTGAGCTGGCGGCGCCGATAGCGCCGGTCCGCGCCGCGAACACCGGATGGCGGCAGCGCAAGTGGGCCCTGATTCGACTGGCTTCGCCGATCGTGCTGGTCGCCCTGTGGCAGTTGGGCAGTGCACTGGGGCTCATATCCCAGGACGTGCTGCCGGCGCCGTCGTTGATCGTCGAGGCCGGCCTCGAGGTGCTGGAGAACGGGCAGCTCGTCGATGCGCTGCGCGTCTCGGGGATTCGAGTCGTCGAGGGTCTGCTGCTCGGCGGGATGGTGGGCGTGGCGCTGGGCACCGCGGTCGGACTGTCCCGATGGGTCGAGGCGACAGTGGACCCGCCGATGCAGATGGTCCGGGCGCTTCCGCACCTGGGCCTGATACCGCTCTTCATCCTGTGGTTCGGTATCGGTGAGACTCCCAAAGTTCTTCTGGTGGCGCTCGGAGTCAGTTTCCCGCTGTACCTGAACACGTTCTCGGCGATCCGCCAGGTCGATCCCAAGCTGTTCGAAACGGCTCAGGTGCTCGGCTTCTCGTTCTGGCAACGCTTCCGCGCCATCATCGTGCCCAGCGCCGCACCGCAGGTGCTGGTCGGGCTGCGGCAGTCACTGGCGATCGCATGGTTGACACTGATCGTGGCCGAACAGATCAACGCCGACAAGGGAATCGGCTTCCTCATCAACAACGCCCGCGACTTTCTGCGGATCGACATCATCATCTTTGGATTGATCGTGTATGCACTCCTGGGCATCGGCACCGACGCCATAGTCCGCGCACTGGAACGACGAGCCCTGAGGTACCGAACATGA
- a CDS encoding alpha/beta fold hydrolase produces MGPAVTLSTPESSASTGVWRFEDFVLDTHRYELRSGGDVIRVEPQVFDVLTQLVSNSHRFVSKEELFDSVWGGRFVSEAALTSRIKAVRRALGDDGESQRFIRTVRGRGYQFVGTLIAEPPSAPPPLPAAVPEEPPPPRQHIAFCRAADGVRLAYAVAGDGPPLVRAANWMTHLGYDIESPVWKHWVRDLSDKHRFIRYDERGCGLSDWEATDFTFEDWVADLESVVEALGLERFPLLGVSQGGAVAVAYAARHPERVSRLVLCSAYARGRAVRASGDDEKRAAALDLELARVGWGRDDPAFRQVFAAQFLPDGTRADWAAFDQLQRRTTSPENAVRFLEEFGRIDVRELARDVACPTLIMHSRDDHRVPLRFGEELASLIPDSRLVALSSNNHLLTAGEPAWQVFRAEIDAFLAV; encoded by the coding sequence ATGGGACCCGCCGTGACGTTGTCAACACCTGAGTCCTCAGCCTCGACCGGCGTGTGGCGATTCGAGGATTTCGTGCTGGACACACACCGCTACGAACTGCGCTCGGGAGGCGACGTGATCCGCGTCGAGCCCCAGGTGTTCGACGTGCTGACCCAGCTCGTGAGCAACTCCCACCGATTCGTCTCGAAGGAGGAACTCTTCGACTCGGTATGGGGTGGGCGCTTCGTCAGCGAGGCAGCGTTGACGAGTCGCATCAAGGCGGTCCGCCGCGCACTCGGCGATGACGGTGAATCGCAGCGGTTCATCAGGACCGTCCGCGGGCGCGGCTACCAGTTCGTGGGCACCCTCATCGCAGAGCCACCGTCGGCACCGCCTCCATTGCCGGCGGCGGTACCAGAGGAGCCGCCGCCGCCGCGCCAACACATCGCATTCTGCCGAGCGGCGGACGGGGTGCGCCTCGCCTACGCGGTGGCCGGGGATGGCCCGCCACTGGTGCGGGCGGCCAACTGGATGACCCACCTCGGATACGACATCGAAAGTCCGGTGTGGAAGCACTGGGTGCGCGACCTGTCGGACAAGCACCGGTTCATCCGGTACGACGAGCGCGGTTGCGGCCTATCCGATTGGGAAGCAACAGATTTCACGTTCGAAGACTGGGTGGCCGATCTGGAGTCGGTCGTGGAGGCGCTTGGGTTGGAACGCTTTCCGCTGCTGGGCGTGTCCCAGGGTGGCGCCGTCGCAGTGGCGTACGCGGCACGGCATCCCGAGCGGGTCAGCCGTCTGGTGCTGTGCAGTGCGTATGCGCGTGGGCGGGCGGTGCGCGCCTCCGGAGACGATGAAAAGCGGGCCGCGGCGCTTGACCTCGAACTCGCAAGGGTCGGCTGGGGGCGTGACGATCCGGCGTTCCGGCAGGTCTTCGCCGCACAGTTCCTGCCCGATGGCACCCGCGCCGATTGGGCTGCGTTCGATCAATTGCAGCGGCGCACGACGTCGCCGGAGAACGCGGTGAGATTCCTCGAGGAGTTCGGCCGCATCGACGTACGGGAGCTGGCGCGCGACGTCGCCTGCCCGACGTTGATCATGCATTCGCGCGACGATCACCGCGTGCCGCTGCGCTTCGGCGAGGAACTGGCTTCGCTGATCCCGGATTCCCGGCTGGTGGCGCTGTCGAGCAACAATCATCTGCTCACCGCCGGCGAGCCTGCATGGCAGGTGTTCCGCGCCGAGATCGACGCGTTTCTCGCGGTCTGA
- a CDS encoding RNA polymerase-binding protein RbpA: protein MADRVLRGSRLGAVSYETDRNHDLAPRQVARYRTDNGEEFDVPFADDAEIPHAWLCRNGMEGTLIEGDAPEPKKTKPPRTHWDMLLERRSVDELEELLKERLDIIKARRRG, encoded by the coding sequence ATGGCTGATCGCGTCTTGAGAGGCAGTCGCCTCGGGGCTGTGAGCTACGAGACCGACCGCAACCACGACCTGGCACCGCGACAGGTCGCTCGTTACCGCACCGACAACGGCGAGGAATTCGACGTCCCGTTCGCCGACGACGCCGAGATCCCCCACGCGTGGCTGTGCCGCAACGGCATGGAGGGCACCCTGATCGAGGGTGACGCGCCCGAGCCCAAGAAGACCAAGCCGCCGCGTACCCACTGGGACATGCTGCTGGAGCGTCGCTCCGTTGATGAGCTGGAAGAACTGCTCAAGGAGCGCCTCGACATCATCAAGGCCCGCCGCCGGGGCTAA
- a CDS encoding polyprenol monophosphomannose synthase, with amino-acid sequence MTTGPGPGERPSQRTLVIIPTYNERENLPLIVGRVQYACPDVHILVVDDGSPDGTGELANELALADPDRIHVMHRSAKGGLGAAYLAGFEWGLGRGYSVLVEMDADGSHPPEQLHRLLDCIDGGADLVIGSRYVTGGETKNWPRRRQALSRTANGYARVVLGVDIHDITAGYRAYRREVLEKIDLSAVDSKGYCFQIDLTWRTINNGFVVVEVPITFTEREFGQSKMSGSNIREALFKVAEWGFRGRMDRARGVGVSR; translated from the coding sequence ATGACGACGGGCCCGGGCCCGGGGGAACGCCCAAGCCAGCGCACGCTGGTCATCATCCCCACGTACAACGAGCGGGAGAACCTGCCGTTGATCGTTGGACGCGTGCAGTACGCGTGTCCCGATGTGCACATCCTGGTCGTCGACGACGGCAGCCCGGACGGTACCGGCGAACTGGCCAATGAGCTCGCTCTCGCCGATCCGGACCGGATCCATGTGATGCACCGCTCCGCAAAGGGGGGCCTCGGCGCCGCGTACCTCGCCGGTTTCGAATGGGGACTCGGGCGCGGGTACTCGGTGCTGGTCGAGATGGACGCCGATGGCAGCCACCCGCCCGAACAGCTACATCGCCTGCTCGACTGCATCGACGGCGGAGCCGACCTGGTGATCGGCTCGCGTTACGTCACTGGAGGCGAGACGAAGAACTGGCCGCGGCGGCGTCAGGCGCTCTCGCGCACGGCCAACGGCTATGCCAGGGTCGTGCTCGGCGTGGACATCCACGACATCACCGCCGGTTACCGCGCCTACCGACGCGAGGTGCTGGAGAAGATCGACCTGTCCGCGGTCGATTCGAAGGGTTACTGCTTCCAGATCGACCTGACCTGGCGGACCATCAACAATGGTTTCGTCGTCGTCGAGGTACCGATCACCTTCACCGAGCGCGAGTTCGGTCAGTCCAAGATGAGCGGGTCCAACATCCGCGAGGCGCTGTTCAAGGTCGCGGAGTGGGGTTTCCGCGGGCGCATGGACCGCGCCCGCGGCGTCGGCGTCAGCCGCTGA
- the lnt gene encoding apolipoprotein N-acyltransferase, with the protein MADEVPPSVVHDADHKTEEPQGSSPVGPSRAKRFGHAVVDRLPQLSVAILAGVALCLSFPPFGWWYLAFVAFALLAWPLTRESTTVAGGFGYGLLFGLAFYLPLLPWISGLVGEVPWIALSALEALFPALFGALAVVVRRLPGWPLWFAGLWAAQEWLKSTVPFGGFPWGVVAFGQTDGPLLSMVQVGGAPLLSFAVVLVGFSLAALTLEIVKWWRVGDTRTAAPPPVVVPGACIALVLLLTALTWPQVRHSAVGADDEQPITVAAVQGNVPRLGLEFNAQRRAVLDNHVRETLRLAEDVRAGRAPRPMFVIWPENSSDIDPLANPDAKAEISAAAAAIDAPILVGSVVAAPGATADNPSSTNSVIVWNPETGPADRHDKQIVQPFGEYLPWRSFFRHLSSYADRAGYFVPGSGNGVVHAAGVPVGVATCWEVIFDRAPREAVRSGAQLLTVPSNNATFDEAMSEQQLAFARLRAVEHDRYVVVAGTTGISAVISPDGREIARTSFFEPAYLDTQVRLKTQLTAATRWAPLVEGLLVAIGVGAVIAAILHNGSFVRRLRTTTKDRGAT; encoded by the coding sequence ATGGCTGACGAGGTGCCGCCTTCCGTCGTCCACGACGCCGATCACAAGACCGAAGAGCCGCAGGGCTCATCGCCGGTCGGCCCGTCGCGTGCCAAGCGATTCGGTCATGCGGTCGTCGACCGTCTGCCGCAGTTGAGCGTCGCGATCCTCGCAGGCGTCGCGCTGTGTCTGAGCTTCCCGCCGTTCGGCTGGTGGTACCTGGCATTCGTCGCGTTCGCATTGCTGGCGTGGCCGTTGACTCGCGAATCAACAACTGTCGCAGGCGGATTCGGGTATGGCTTGCTATTCGGGCTGGCGTTCTACCTACCGCTGCTCCCATGGATCAGCGGACTCGTCGGTGAGGTGCCCTGGATTGCCCTTTCCGCGCTCGAGGCGCTGTTCCCCGCGCTGTTCGGCGCGTTGGCGGTGGTGGTCCGTCGGCTGCCGGGGTGGCCGCTGTGGTTCGCTGGGCTATGGGCAGCCCAGGAGTGGCTCAAGTCGACCGTGCCATTCGGTGGATTCCCATGGGGTGTGGTGGCGTTCGGCCAGACCGACGGACCGCTGTTGTCGATGGTTCAGGTGGGCGGCGCGCCACTGCTGTCGTTCGCTGTCGTGCTGGTCGGGTTCAGCCTGGCGGCCCTCACGCTGGAGATCGTGAAGTGGTGGCGCGTGGGCGACACTCGGACGGCGGCGCCGCCCCCGGTCGTGGTGCCGGGTGCATGCATCGCCCTCGTACTGTTGCTGACCGCACTCACCTGGCCGCAGGTCCGGCATTCCGCGGTAGGTGCCGACGACGAGCAACCGATCACCGTGGCCGCCGTGCAGGGGAACGTGCCGCGGCTCGGCCTGGAGTTCAACGCCCAGCGTCGCGCGGTCCTGGACAACCACGTCCGCGAAACGCTCCGGCTGGCCGAGGACGTGCGGGCCGGCCGGGCGCCGCGGCCGATGTTCGTCATCTGGCCGGAGAACTCCTCCGACATCGATCCGCTGGCCAATCCGGACGCCAAAGCCGAGATCTCAGCGGCGGCAGCCGCGATCGACGCGCCGATCCTGGTGGGCAGCGTGGTGGCCGCCCCGGGAGCGACCGCTGACAATCCGAGCTCGACGAATTCGGTGATCGTGTGGAACCCGGAGACCGGCCCTGCCGATCGTCACGACAAACAGATCGTCCAGCCATTCGGCGAATATCTCCCTTGGCGCAGTTTCTTCCGCCACCTGTCGTCGTACGCCGACCGCGCAGGCTACTTCGTCCCCGGCAGCGGGAACGGCGTCGTGCATGCCGCGGGCGTGCCCGTCGGAGTCGCCACCTGCTGGGAGGTGATCTTCGACCGGGCCCCCCGCGAGGCCGTGCGCAGCGGCGCGCAGCTGCTGACGGTGCCTTCCAACAACGCCACGTTCGATGAGGCGATGAGCGAACAACAACTGGCGTTCGCCCGGTTGCGGGCTGTCGAGCACGACCGGTACGTGGTCGTCGCCGGCACCACAGGTATCAGCGCCGTCATATCTCCCGACGGTCGTGAGATTGCCCGCACCTCGTTCTTCGAGCCCGCCTACCTCGACACCCAGGTGCGGCTGAAGACGCAGCTCACAGCCGCGACGCGGTGGGCTCCGCTGGTCGAGGGGCTGCTGGTCGCGATCGGCGTTGGGGCCGTGATCGCCGCAATACTGCACAATGGGAGTTTCGTGCGTCGGCTACGTACGACGACGAAAGACAGAGGAGCGACATGA
- a CDS encoding amidohydrolase: protein MTTLLINGRVHSPAMPDASAMAVRDGVVAWLGRDDVGRAQFPDAQIVDLDGAFVAPAFVDSHVHLTATGLTLTGLDLRPATSLAHCLQLLDEYARTHPGPVWGHGWDESGWPEQTPPSTADLDGIAEDRSVYLARVDVHSAAASSTLRRLTPGLAEAYGYSAEQPLTADAHHRARAAAREGLTPKQRRDARLAALDAAAAFGIVSVHECAGPDIGGLTDWDEVRSVEHGVEVVGYWGEAVSSADQARELMARTGARGLAGDLFVDGALGSRTAWLHQPYNDAAGCRGNTYLDIDAITAHVRACTEARITAGFHVIGDAAVHAVVGALERVVDEFGAPAVARCGHRLEHLEMVTDTQAHQLGTWGVVASMQPNFDALWGGEHGMYAQRLGLDRSRSLNPFALLASQGVPLAFGSDSPVTSLNPWATVRAATQHRTPGSALSARAAFAAATRGAWRAAGVRDGETGTLVPGAPASYAVWEADEFEVSAPADAVQRWSTDQRSRVPALPRLDGALPRCRQTVHRGAVIHG from the coding sequence GTGACGACCCTTCTGATCAACGGCCGGGTGCACAGCCCGGCAATGCCTGACGCGTCCGCAATGGCGGTGCGCGACGGTGTCGTGGCGTGGCTGGGCAGGGACGACGTGGGTCGTGCGCAATTCCCCGACGCGCAGATCGTCGACCTCGATGGTGCGTTCGTCGCACCGGCCTTCGTCGACAGCCACGTGCACCTCACCGCGACCGGACTGACGCTGACCGGTCTGGATCTGCGGCCCGCCACCTCGCTGGCGCACTGCCTACAGCTGCTCGACGAGTACGCCCGAACCCATCCCGGCCCGGTGTGGGGGCATGGTTGGGATGAATCGGGTTGGCCCGAGCAGACACCGCCGAGCACCGCCGACCTGGACGGCATCGCCGAGGATCGATCCGTCTACCTCGCCCGGGTCGACGTCCATTCGGCGGCCGCCTCGAGCACGCTTCGTCGCCTCACACCCGGCCTGGCAGAGGCCTACGGCTACTCCGCGGAGCAGCCGCTGACCGCCGACGCGCACCACCGTGCGCGAGCCGCGGCCCGCGAGGGGCTGACTCCCAAGCAGCGGCGGGATGCGCGGCTGGCGGCGCTGGACGCCGCGGCCGCCTTCGGCATCGTTTCAGTGCACGAATGCGCGGGGCCGGACATCGGCGGACTGACCGACTGGGACGAGGTGCGCAGCGTGGAACACGGGGTGGAGGTCGTCGGTTACTGGGGTGAAGCGGTGAGCAGCGCCGATCAGGCCCGGGAGCTGATGGCTCGTACCGGCGCGCGCGGGCTGGCCGGCGACCTGTTCGTCGACGGCGCGCTCGGCTCGCGGACCGCATGGCTGCACCAGCCGTACAACGACGCCGCGGGTTGTCGCGGCAACACCTATCTCGACATCGACGCGATCACCGCACACGTGCGGGCCTGCACCGAGGCGCGCATCACCGCCGGATTTCACGTGATCGGCGATGCGGCCGTCCACGCCGTCGTCGGCGCGCTCGAGCGCGTCGTCGACGAGTTCGGCGCACCGGCGGTCGCTCGTTGCGGACACCGCCTCGAACACCTCGAAATGGTGACCGATACGCAGGCACACCAGCTCGGCACCTGGGGCGTCGTGGCCAGCATGCAGCCCAATTTCGATGCGTTGTGGGGTGGCGAGCACGGCATGTACGCCCAGCGTCTCGGCCTCGACCGGTCAAGATCTTTGAACCCGTTTGCGCTGCTAGCATCCCAAGGCGTGCCTCTCGCGTTCGGCTCAGACAGCCCCGTCACCAGCTTGAATCCCTGGGCAACAGTGCGCGCTGCGACACAGCATCGAACTCCTGGCAGTGCGCTGTCCGCGCGGGCGGCGTTCGCAGCGGCCACTCGGGGCGCCTGGCGCGCCGCCGGGGTACGCGACGGTGAGACCGGCACGCTCGTGCCGGGCGCCCCGGCGAGCTACGCCGTCTGGGAGGCCGACGAGTTCGAGGTGAGTGCGCCTGCCGACGCGGTGCAACGATGGTCGACCGATCAGCGCTCGCGAGTGCCCGCGCTTCCGCGGCTCGACGGCGCGTTGCCGCGCTGCCGCCAGACCGTGCACCGAGGTGCGGTCATCCATGGCTGA
- a CDS encoding FxsA family protein, with the protein MAMRLFVLYVVIELAVVVALTSTIGFGWTVLLLLGTFLLGMALAGSQVKRHIRRLRSGLNAGTVQGAAADSVLVALGTVLVAIPGLASSVVGALLLIPPTRAAARPLVTAMAARRVPLITVASAARYPAPRGDYIDGEVVDVTDFEPLAVERKPD; encoded by the coding sequence ATGGCGATGCGGTTGTTTGTCCTCTACGTGGTGATAGAGCTCGCGGTCGTCGTCGCGCTCACGTCGACGATCGGCTTCGGCTGGACCGTGTTGCTGCTGCTGGGCACGTTCCTCCTCGGGATGGCGCTGGCCGGTTCGCAGGTCAAGCGCCACATCCGCCGCCTCCGGTCAGGTCTGAACGCCGGGACCGTGCAGGGTGCCGCGGCGGACAGCGTCCTCGTCGCACTGGGCACCGTTCTGGTCGCGATTCCCGGGCTGGCCAGCTCCGTCGTCGGCGCGCTCCTGCTGATTCCGCCCACGCGCGCTGCCGCCCGCCCGCTGGTGACGGCCATGGCCGCGCGCCGCGTTCCGCTGATCACCGTCGCCAGTGCCGCCCGCTACCCGGCACCGCGGGGTGACTACATTGACGGCGAGGTCGTCGACGTAACGGACTTCGAGCCTCTTGCCGTGGAGCGCAAACCCGATTAA
- a CDS encoding dienelactone hydrolase family protein: MTTVDIDTPEGRIDALLSVPDGQGPWPGVVVVHDAFGYGPDNEATSARIAAAGFVAITPNMYSRGGRARCITRVLRELLSQRGRALDDILAARDHVLSMPQCNGSVGLIGFCMGGQFALVLAPKGFGASAPFYGTPLPRHLADTLDGACPIVASFGRRDPLGVGAPARLRKVVEEKGITADIKVYPDVGHSFANKLPGQPLMRITGFGYDDAATDDAYARVFAFFNEHLAAR; encoded by the coding sequence ATGACAACTGTGGACATCGACACCCCGGAGGGACGTATCGACGCGCTGCTGAGCGTTCCCGATGGTCAGGGGCCGTGGCCCGGCGTCGTCGTGGTGCACGATGCGTTCGGATACGGCCCGGACAACGAGGCGACGTCGGCGAGGATCGCGGCCGCGGGGTTCGTGGCGATCACCCCGAACATGTATTCACGTGGCGGCCGGGCGCGATGCATCACCCGAGTCTTGCGCGAGTTGCTCAGCCAGCGCGGCCGCGCACTGGACGACATCCTCGCCGCGCGCGACCACGTGCTGTCGATGCCGCAGTGCAACGGCTCTGTCGGCCTGATCGGGTTCTGCATGGGCGGGCAGTTCGCTCTGGTATTGGCGCCCAAGGGTTTTGGCGCCTCGGCACCGTTCTACGGGACTCCCCTGCCCCGGCATCTGGCCGATACGCTCGACGGCGCCTGTCCGATCGTGGCCAGCTTCGGCCGTCGCGACCCGCTTGGCGTGGGCGCACCGGCGCGTCTGCGCAAGGTCGTCGAGGAGAAAGGCATCACGGCCGACATCAAGGTCTACCCGGATGTCGGGCACAGCTTCGCCAACAAGCTGCCCGGCCAGCCGCTGATGCGGATCACCGGATTCGGGTACGACGATGCCGCCACCGACGACGCTTACGCGCGCGTGTTCGCATTCTTCAACGAGCACCTGGCGGCGCGCTAA
- a CDS encoding PPOX class F420-dependent oxidoreductase, whose protein sequence is MADTFEDVARSKYMILTTFTKDGRPKPTTVWGVYDDGKLLISTDDGSWKTKRINNTPRVTIQRAYAIGNKPKGEPVEAVARNLPKSDNRRVFDMVTKKYWWHAWWWIPQAIVRGGIDKVHSAIEVKPA, encoded by the coding sequence ATGGCTGACACTTTTGAAGACGTGGCACGGTCGAAATACATGATCCTGACGACGTTCACCAAGGACGGCAGGCCGAAGCCGACCACAGTGTGGGGCGTGTACGACGACGGCAAGCTACTGATCTCCACCGACGACGGCTCGTGGAAGACCAAGCGCATCAACAACACGCCGCGGGTCACCATTCAGCGGGCCTACGCGATCGGAAACAAGCCGAAGGGCGAGCCGGTCGAGGCGGTGGCCCGGAATCTGCCCAAGTCAGACAATCGACGGGTTTTCGACATGGTCACCAAGAAGTACTGGTGGCACGCATGGTGGTGGATTCCGCAGGCGATTGTTCGCGGCGGCATCGACAAGGTGCACAGCGCGATCGAGGTGAAGCCGGCTTAG
- a CDS encoding PPOX class F420-dependent oxidoreductase, whose protein sequence is MAATFADIAKSEYVLLTTFTKDGRPKPTAVWAPPDGDRLLVITQEKSWKVKRIRNTPRVTLAECDRSGNPKGEAVEAVATILDKSANAATYDLIGQRYGLLGKTFNLFSKLRGGMTNNVTIELKPA, encoded by the coding sequence ATGGCCGCCACCTTTGCCGACATCGCGAAGTCGGAGTACGTCCTGTTGACCACGTTCACCAAGGACGGCCGACCCAAGCCCACCGCCGTCTGGGCACCCCCGGACGGCGATCGCCTCCTCGTCATCACGCAGGAGAAGTCGTGGAAGGTCAAGCGGATCCGGAACACGCCGAGGGTGACGCTCGCGGAATGTGACCGCAGCGGCAATCCGAAGGGTGAGGCCGTGGAGGCGGTCGCCACGATCCTCGACAAGTCGGCCAACGCCGCCACCTACGACCTGATCGGACAGCGGTACGGGCTGCTGGGTAAGACCTTCAATCTGTTCTCGAAGCTGCGCGGGGGCATGACGAACAACGTGACCATCGAACTCAAGCCGGCGTAG